A single genomic interval of Megalobrama amblycephala isolate DHTTF-2021 linkage group LG17, ASM1881202v1, whole genome shotgun sequence harbors:
- the LOC125251359 gene encoding interferon-induced protein 44-like, with translation MSSTITSSLIEWQKKKLCSLFNHASLSLLFKASVHGYNINIFHQKCNNQGPTVVVAYNKSGYVFGAFTSKDYGQTGGYVVDDKAFLFSFNDKEVKEDPLRVLCENPQYAFTDSGPYFGSLVFLYNSTATVYSNPASPYNFDPQRMHGNDLQLTECEVYRVEDCGGLLEKPWRNVQWNSERRKALLSIISGWKPSVSSVKQARILLVGPVGAGKSSFFNSINSVFKGYVSIQANTGTAGTSLTTQFRTYYIKPGSGVSHVPFTMCDSMGLEEGLNSGLDVEDFASILKGHIQDKYQFNPSMPIQPDSPHFRKSPDFKDKIHCVVYVIDTCKVKLLSDKMIDKLAVFRRKTNQLGVPQLVLLTKVDEACPLVAEDLKNVYQSHYINKMVQEVSAQLGVSLSAVIPVKNYCQELEIDPQTDILLLNAVVQILRAAEGYFDDLYCPEEKSE, from the exons ATGAGCAGCACCATCACATCCAGCTTGATCGAATGGCAGAAGAAGAAGCTCTGCTCATTGTTCAACCATGCCAGCCTCAGCCTGCTGTTTAAAGCCAGTGTGCATGGCTacaatatcaatatatttcaCCAAAAGTGCAATAATCAGGGACCGACTGTTGTTGTAGCTTACAATAAGTCTGGATATGTTTTTGGAGCTTTTACTAGCAAAGATTATGGTCAAACAGGTGGATATGTTGTGGATGACAAAGCTTTTCTCTTCAGCTTTAATGACAAAGAGGTTAAAGAAGATCCACTCCGTGTGCTCTGTGAAAATCCCCAGTATGCTTTCACTGACAGTGGTCCATACTTTGGTTCtttagtgtttctttacaataGTACAGCCACTGTCTACAGTAATCCAGCATCTCCATACAATTTCGATCCACAGAGGATGCATGGGAATGACTTACAGCTGACAGAATGCGAGGTGTACAGAGTTGAAG ACTGTGGAGGACTCTTGGAGAAACCATGGAGAAATGTGCAGTGGAACTCTGA gaGAAGGAAGGCTCTCTTGAGCATCATCTCGGGCTGGAAGCCTTCTGTTAGCTCAGTTAAACAGGCTCGGATTCTACTGGTTGGTCCTGTTGGAGCTGGGAAATCAAGCTTCTTCAACTCAATCAACTCTGTGTTCAAGGGTTATGTGAGCATCCAGGCCAACACTGGCACTGCTGGAACCAGTTTGACTACTCAG TTCCGTACCTATTACATAAAGCCAGGCAGCGGTGTCAGCCATGTTCCCTTCACTATGTGTGACTCAATGGGTCTGGAGGAGGGTTTGAACAGCGGTCTGGATGTAGAGGATTTCGCCAGTATTTTGAAGGGTCACATTCAAGACAAGTATCAG tttAACCCATCGATGCCGATACAGCCAGACTCCCCTCATTTCCGTAAATCTCCTGACTTCAAGGACAAGATTCACTGTGTGGTGTATGTGATTGACACCTGCAAAGTCAAGCTCCTCTCTGACAAAATGATCGACAAGTTAGCGGTTTTTCGAAGGAAGACCAACCAGCTGG GTGTTCCTCAGCTGGTTCTGCTGACTAAGGTGGATGAGGCCTGTCCCTTAGTGGCGGAAGACCTGAAAAATGTCTACCAGAGCCACTATATCAACAAAATG GTGCAGGAGGTGAGCGCTCAGCTTGGAGTCTCTCTGTCTGCTGTGATCCCGGTGAAAAACTACTGCCAAGAACTGGAAATAGACCCTCAAACTGACATACTGCTTCTGAACGCTGTTGTTCAGATACTCAGAGCTGCTGAGGGCTATTTTGATGATCTTTACTGTCCAGAGGAGAAGTCTGAGTAG